A window of Staphylococcus sp. 17KM0847 contains these coding sequences:
- a CDS encoding SE2200 family small protein — protein MKKLVILSIIFGAAAVALKRYQQSVNKMPNIEY, from the coding sequence ATGAAAAAATTAGTCATTCTTTCAATTATTTTTGGTGCAGCGGCTGTTGCATTGAAACGCTATCAACAAAGCGTTAATAAAATGCCAAATATTGAATACTAA
- a CDS encoding DUF3169 family protein, translating into MKVWRFLGLILLGGLVGGVISIVFNIANGFHFVTLKLENNQVMMTITFITLLIILLLFIYSLWIQRKALVCKQYIYQNKVDSDTDLLEKEGEQLFWQVGMLMYGQYTVLFIYCFILVLGNASDRFLWYIPFVVFVTSLSVLPYNFFVRKYDQRFPKVGEKQYTEKVLAIMDEGERHITLLSMYKTYSINISLLIIGIIVLGCYSISSQSNQSVGMFILIVLFIYNAFAYMLKVRNFYKI; encoded by the coding sequence GGCGGTTTTTAGGATTAATATTGCTCGGCGGATTAGTAGGAGGTGTGATAAGTATCGTTTTTAACATAGCAAATGGATTTCATTTTGTTACGTTAAAGTTAGAAAACAATCAAGTGATGATGACGATTACGTTTATAACACTTTTGATTATATTATTGTTATTTATATATAGTTTGTGGATACAACGTAAAGCTTTAGTATGTAAACAGTATATTTATCAAAACAAAGTCGATAGTGATACGGATTTATTAGAAAAAGAAGGAGAGCAATTGTTTTGGCAAGTTGGTATGCTCATGTATGGACAGTATACGGTATTGTTTATCTATTGCTTTATACTCGTTTTAGGCAATGCTTCTGATCGTTTTTTATGGTATATCCCATTTGTAGTTTTTGTGACTAGTCTAAGTGTACTCCCCTATAACTTTTTTGTTCGAAAATATGATCAGAGATTTCCTAAAGTGGGAGAGAAACAATATACTGAAAAGGTACTGGCAATTATGGATGAAGGAGAGCGTCATATTACATTATTATCAATGTATAAAACATACAGTATCAATATTTCTTTATTAATTATAGGAATTATTGTGTTAGGTTGTTATTCAATCAGTTCGCAATCGAATCAATCAGTAGGTATGTTTATATTAATTGTATTGTTTATTTATAATGCTTTTGCTTATATGCTGAAAGTCAGAAATTTTTATAAAATATAA
- the lqo gene encoding L-lactate dehydrogenase (quinone), with translation MTSKRSKDIIIIGAGVLSTTFGSMIKDLEPDWNIKLYERLDQPGEESSNENHNAGTGHAALCELNYTVQQPDGSIDIEKAKSINEEFEISKQFWSYLVKSKNIDTPRDFINPLPHISFVRGVNNVKFLKNRYNAMKQFPMFDNIEYTEDIEVMKKWMPLMMEGRSASDIMAASKIDEGTDVNFGELTRKMARSMEKHPNADVRYNHEVTNFHRREDGKWEVKVRNRKTGSVQTEIADVIFIGAGGGAIPLLQKTGIPESKNLGGFPITGQFLACTNPSVIEEHGVKVYGKEPPGTPPMTVPHLDTRFIDGKKTLLFGPFASVGPKFLKNGSNLDLFKSVKPYNITTLLASAAKNLPLLKYSFDQILMTKEGCMNHLRTFVPEARDEDWELYTAGKRVQVIKDTEDYGKGFIQFGTEVVNSEDHSVIALLGESPGASTSVSVALEVIERNFPEELEAWTTKIKKMIPSYGQSLIDDEALMRKTREQTSKDLELNYYE, from the coding sequence ATGACAAGTAAACGCAGCAAAGATATTATTATTATTGGAGCAGGTGTACTCAGCACAACGTTCGGTTCAATGATCAAAGACCTTGAGCCCGACTGGAACATAAAGCTTTATGAGCGTTTAGATCAGCCAGGTGAGGAAAGTTCAAATGAGAACCATAACGCAGGTACTGGACATGCAGCCCTTTGTGAGCTTAACTACACAGTACAACAACCTGATGGCTCTATTGATATTGAAAAAGCAAAATCTATCAATGAAGAGTTTGAGATTTCTAAGCAATTCTGGAGCTATCTTGTAAAAAGCAAAAACATTGATACCCCTAGAGATTTTATCAATCCATTACCACACATTAGCTTTGTGCGTGGCGTAAACAATGTTAAGTTTCTTAAAAACCGTTACAACGCAATGAAACAATTCCCTATGTTCGATAATATTGAATATACGGAAGACATTGAAGTTATGAAAAAATGGATGCCATTAATGATGGAAGGTCGCAGTGCAAGTGATATTATGGCTGCAAGTAAAATTGATGAAGGTACAGATGTTAACTTTGGTGAACTAACACGTAAAATGGCACGTAGCATGGAAAAACACCCTAATGCCGATGTACGTTACAACCACGAAGTAACAAACTTCCACCGCCGTGAAGATGGCAAATGGGAAGTTAAAGTTCGTAACCGCAAAACAGGTAGTGTTCAAACTGAAATCGCAGACGTTATCTTTATCGGTGCAGGCGGTGGCGCAATTCCATTACTTCAAAAAACAGGTATTCCTGAAAGTAAAAACTTAGGTGGATTCCCTATTACAGGTCAATTCTTAGCATGTACGAATCCATCCGTTATCGAAGAACACGGAGTTAAAGTTTACGGTAAAGAACCACCTGGTACACCACCAATGACAGTGCCACACTTAGATACACGCTTTATCGATGGTAAGAAAACACTTTTATTCGGACCATTCGCAAGTGTTGGCCCTAAATTCTTGAAAAATGGTTCAAACTTAGACCTATTCAAATCTGTGAAACCTTACAATATCACAACATTATTGGCGTCAGCAGCGAAAAACTTACCATTATTAAAATACTCATTCGATCAAATTTTAATGACTAAAGAAGGCTGCATGAACCATTTACGCACATTTGTTCCTGAAGCACGCGATGAAGACTGGGAGCTATACACTGCAGGTAAACGTGTTCAAGTTATTAAAGACACTGAAGACTACGGAAAAGGCTTCATTCAATTCGGTACAGAGGTCGTAAACTCAGAAGATCATAGTGTTATTGCTTTACTTGGTGAGTCACCGGGAGCATCAACATCTGTATCAGTTGCATTAGAAGTTATTGAACGTAACTTCCCTGAAGAGTTAGAGGCATGGACAACAAAAATCAAAAAAATGATTCCTTCATATGGTCAATCATTAATTGATGATGAAGCATTAATGCGCAAAACACGTGAACAAACTTCTAAAGACTTAGAATTGAACTATTACGAATAA